ACCTGCTGAATCCGGGCGGGCGAATGGGATTTATCACTTCCGGGAAGTTCCTGAAGTCAGAATACGGCAAGAGGCTACGGGAGATAATAAAAGAAAATTGCGTAGTGGAAAGCCTGGTAGACCTGTCCGCCCAGCAAGTGTTCGGTGAGGCAACTACCTACCCCGCAATCATTATACTCAGAAAAGCCGGAGAAGATGCTCCGCTTCACTATACGCACGCCCCCGCAGAGACAGACCTGACCAAAGTGCCTCTGGCAGGTATCCCGCCAATAACGGTTGAACAGACAGCCATAGTGAAGGGAATATGGCCGCCGATAGCAAAGACTGATACACTCATGAATAAGCTGACCCGAAATACGGTGCCACTCGGAGAACTTGCTGACAGAGTATTTGTAGGGCTGCAAACCAGCGCAGATAAGGTATATATTCTGGAGAACCGCGGCGAATCTGATAATGGCATGATCAAGGTATATTCCCGCAGCCTGGACAAAATCATTGAGCTTGAGAGCGTTTTGCTCAAGCCTCTGATTAGCGGGAAAGACGTTGAACGCTTTGTTTTTCCCCTGCCCACGCATGTCTTGCTGTTCCCTTATAAAGTCAGCGGGGACACCGCTGAACTGATACCGGAAGAAGAATTCAGTTCACTGTATCCCAGGTGCTGGGAATACTTGCTGGAAAACAGGACCAATCTCGAAAGCAGGGAAAACGGCAAAATGAAGCACGAAAAGTGGTACGCATTTGGTCGTACACAGAACTTAGCGATGCATGATAAACTCAAGTTCGCCATACCAAGGCTGGTGCACAGACTTGAGGCCGTCCTCGACCGAGGTGGACAGTTCTACCTGGA
The nucleotide sequence above comes from Dehalococcoidales bacterium. Encoded proteins:
- a CDS encoding TaqI-like C-terminal specificity domain-containing protein, with the translated sequence LLNPGGRMGFITSGKFLKSEYGKRLREIIKENCVVESLVDLSAQQVFGEATTYPAIIILRKAGEDAPLHYTHAPAETDLTKVPLAGIPPITVEQTAIVKGIWPPIAKTDTLMNKLTRNTVPLGELADRVFVGLQTSADKVYILENRGESDNGMIKVYSRSLDKIIELESVLLKPLISGKDVERFVFPLPTHVLLFPYKVSGDTAELIPEEEFSSLYPRCWEYLLENRTNLESRENGKMKHEKWYAFGRTQNLAMHDKLKFAIPRLVHRLEAVLDRGGQFYLDNVDVGGLTLKNTSNDVYVLGLLNSSLLNYYFNRVSVAFRGGFRSANRQYLEPLPIHIVDFSNPAEKSIHDRLVALVERMLELNKRLAPVRDTYGNERDELLREIEKTDREIDSLVYDLYGLTEEERRIVEGESKK